The proteins below are encoded in one region of Syntrophotalea carbinolica DSM 2380:
- a CDS encoding type II secretion system protein, which yields MLKKMRKKMQNQQGFTLLEILVVLTIMGFLIAMVAPRLAGISGDAVDTVCDTNQNRMVTYMSSFFEKTSRFPNKLTNLVEETGANTYQIPAVSDGDPDNGPETLAAEFNERNHFAIHYLNDDEVAELKGMGIVALLNLNAYDAYLEDGSAIKSDYDETAATGPNDADLAASVTKAPTMEKVTLPTDTATTPFAVAMIGIGVDDAGTWQANTDTERGWGEPDGFGRIVLGMGPECSLVTSGIVSNAAHCPGGIQNADNATYNDYNLVLPRLAATAERIDGTATPFSTIDGDNTTDGVQVAAVAYDDAPGADYDYVTNDDNLRYRQFTISEGQESWQYATQCPEGHMYPEDDGEFWGVDFNPTAADGGPSAGAING from the coding sequence ATGTTGAAAAAGATGCGTAAAAAAATGCAGAACCAGCAAGGTTTCACCCTGCTGGAAATCCTGGTCGTACTGACCATCATGGGTTTCCTTATCGCCATGGTTGCGCCGCGCCTGGCCGGCATCTCCGGCGACGCCGTCGACACCGTGTGCGATACCAACCAGAACCGCATGGTTACCTACATGTCGAGCTTCTTCGAGAAGACCAGCCGCTTCCCCAACAAGCTGACCAACCTGGTGGAAGAAACGGGCGCCAACACCTACCAGATCCCGGCGGTTTCGGACGGTGATCCGGATAACGGCCCGGAAACCCTGGCTGCCGAGTTCAACGAGCGCAACCATTTCGCCATCCATTACCTGAATGACGATGAGGTCGCGGAACTCAAAGGCATGGGAATTGTTGCCCTGCTCAACCTCAATGCTTATGACGCCTACCTTGAAGATGGTTCCGCCATCAAGTCTGATTACGATGAAACTGCCGCCACCGGGCCCAACGATGCGGATCTGGCTGCTTCGGTTACCAAGGCGCCGACCATGGAAAAGGTCACCTTGCCGACCGATACGGCAACCACTCCCTTTGCCGTGGCCATGATCGGAATAGGGGTTGACGATGCTGGCACCTGGCAGGCCAATACCGATACCGAACGCGGTTGGGGCGAGCCTGACGGGTTCGGCCGCATCGTGCTGGGTATGGGCCCCGAGTGCTCTCTGGTCACCTCCGGCATTGTCAGCAACGCTGCTCATTGCCCTGGCGGCATCCAGAACGCCGACAACGCCACCTACAACGACTACAACCTGGTGTTGCCCCGCCTGGCTGCAACCGCGGAGCGCATCGACGGAACGGCTACGCCGTTCAGCACCATCGACGGTGACAATACTACTGACGGTGTGCAGGTGGCTGCCGTAGCCTATGATGACGCACCTGGCGCGGATTATGACTATGTGACGAACGACGACAACCTGCGCTATCGTCAGTTCACCATTAGTGAAGGTCAGGAATCCTGGCAGTATGCCACCCAGTGCCCCGAAGGCCACATGTATCCCGAGGATGACGGCGAATTCTGGGGTGTCGATTTCAACCCGACTGCTGCTGACGGTGGTCCGTCCGCTGGCGCCATTAACGGCTAA